A single genomic interval of Deltaproteobacteria bacterium harbors:
- a CDS encoding PilT/PilU family type 4a pilus ATPase: MDKDQLIKLLTFGIQRGVSDIHFAVGHRPHYRVKGDLLAAKYAPMTPEDTIDIARVLFDDPAWEPSRMSGERDFSYSIPGIGRFRVHVFLQRGSVGIVIRVIPYDVRSFEVLNLPRVLGDIASSRRGLILVTGATGMGKSTTIAAMLKYINETRHAHVVTIEDPIEFLFGHGKCIITQREVGSDTGSYRDALVAALRQDPDVIMVGEVREQETAETCLKAAETGHMVMSAIHTTDVIRTIERFVGLFPSEMQDSVRVRFADCLTAIVSLRLLVNKSGLGLIPAVEVLRATRTVREYVRRGDRLDELHKVMEQGKDLYAMQTFDQHLLELYRAGHLKLEVGKSAASNPEDFERAVTFE; encoded by the coding sequence GTGGACAAGGACCAGCTCATCAAGCTCCTGACGTTCGGCATCCAGCGCGGCGTCTCGGACATCCACTTCGCCGTCGGACACCGGCCCCACTACCGGGTCAAGGGCGACCTCCTCGCGGCCAAGTACGCGCCGATGACCCCCGAGGACACCATCGACATCGCGCGCGTGCTCTTCGACGATCCGGCGTGGGAGCCGTCCAGAATGTCCGGGGAGCGCGACTTCTCGTACAGCATCCCCGGCATCGGGCGCTTTCGCGTCCACGTCTTCCTGCAGCGCGGCTCGGTGGGGATCGTGATTCGCGTCATCCCCTACGACGTGCGCAGCTTCGAGGTGCTGAACCTCCCGCGCGTGCTGGGGGATATCGCGAGCAGCCGGCGGGGCCTGATCCTCGTCACCGGCGCCACGGGGATGGGCAAATCCACCACCATCGCGGCGATGCTCAAGTACATCAACGAGACCCGCCACGCCCACGTCGTGACGATCGAGGACCCGATCGAGTTTCTGTTCGGCCACGGCAAGTGCATCATCACGCAGCGCGAGGTGGGGAGCGACACGGGGAGCTACCGGGATGCGCTGGTAGCCGCTCTGCGCCAGGACCCGGACGTGATCATGGTGGGGGAGGTGCGGGAGCAGGAGACGGCCGAGACCTGTCTCAAGGCCGCCGAGACGGGGCACATGGTCATGAGCGCGATCCACACGACCGACGTGATTCGCACCATCGAGCGGTTCGTGGGCCTCTTTCCGTCGGAGATGCAGGACTCGGTCCGCGTGCGCTTCGCGGACTGCCTGACCGCGATCGTGTCGCTCCGGCTGCTCGTGAACAAGTCGGGGCTAGGGCTCATCCCCGCGGTGGAGGTGCTGCGTGCCACCCGTACGGTGCGCGAGTACGTGCGACGTGGAGACCGGCTGGACGAGCTTCACAAGGTGATGGAGCAGGGCAAGGATCTCTACGCGATGCAGACCTTCGATCAGCACCTGCTCGAGCTCTACCGTGCCGGGCACCTCAAGCTCGAGGTGGGCAAGAGCGCCGCCTCGAACCCCGAGGACTTCGAGCGCGCGGTCACGTTCGAATAG
- a CDS encoding thioredoxin family protein, with the protein MASFEESLARGTLWAFATAFGSGVATSFTGCVYPMIPITVSIFGAKSARSRGQAFLLATCYVMGIAVMYATLGVLAALAGWAAGNLLASPWVIVPLCGLFVALAASMLGLWEIRLPAALQNRMALIGGHGYRGAFAMGLVGGILIAPCAGAWLGGLLGYVAATRNVFLGGGLLFTYALGIGLLFWVIATSAVSLPKSGGWMDSVKSALGVALLVATLYYLQNVLAPLARYTSGSWRFAGLNLALAVAGIAVGGLHLTYHGAGALTALRKTVGVLALSVGLFGVVNFAFTSDTKLPWLYEESVALERAKRHQKPLLIDVWARWCIPCKEMESKVLADAAVRRELGRFVMFKADVTEDTAAVRALRQRYRAAEIPLLIALDSEGRERMRVGKIDSADELLTLLRRVP; encoded by the coding sequence ATGGCGTCCTTCGAAGAATCCCTCGCACGCGGTACCCTCTGGGCCTTCGCCACGGCGTTCGGCTCCGGCGTGGCCACCAGCTTCACCGGCTGCGTCTATCCCATGATCCCGATCACCGTGAGCATCTTCGGCGCCAAGAGCGCGAGGAGCCGCGGCCAGGCGTTCCTCCTCGCCACGTGCTACGTGATGGGGATCGCCGTCATGTACGCGACCCTGGGGGTGCTAGCGGCGCTCGCGGGGTGGGCCGCGGGGAACCTCCTCGCCTCCCCCTGGGTGATCGTCCCGCTCTGCGGCCTCTTCGTGGCCCTCGCCGCCTCGATGCTGGGCCTCTGGGAGATCCGGCTCCCCGCCGCGCTCCAGAATCGGATGGCGCTGATCGGAGGGCACGGCTACCGCGGCGCCTTCGCGATGGGCCTCGTCGGAGGGATCCTGATCGCGCCCTGCGCGGGGGCGTGGCTGGGTGGGCTCCTCGGGTACGTGGCCGCCACGCGCAACGTCTTTCTCGGCGGCGGTCTCCTCTTCACGTACGCCCTCGGCATCGGTCTCCTCTTCTGGGTCATCGCGACCTCGGCAGTGTCTCTGCCGAAGAGCGGCGGCTGGATGGACTCCGTGAAGTCCGCGCTCGGCGTGGCGCTGCTCGTCGCGACGCTCTACTACCTACAAAACGTGCTGGCCCCGCTCGCGCGCTACACCTCCGGGAGTTGGCGCTTCGCTGGCCTCAACCTGGCCCTCGCCGTCGCGGGGATCGCCGTCGGGGGGCTTCACCTGACCTACCACGGGGCCGGCGCGCTCACGGCCCTGCGCAAGACAGTGGGCGTGCTCGCCCTCTCCGTGGGGCTCTTCGGCGTGGTCAACTTCGCCTTCACCTCGGACACCAAGCTTCCGTGGCTCTACGAGGAGTCCGTCGCGCTCGAGCGCGCCAAGCGCCATCAGAAGCCGCTCCTCATCGACGTCTGGGCACGGTGGTGTATTCCGTGCAAGGAGATGGAGAGCAAGGTCCTGGCCGACGCGGCGGTGCGGCGCGAGCTCGGTCGGTTCGTCATGTTCAAGGCCGACGTGACGGAGGACACCGCGGCAGTGCGCGCACTGCGACAGCGCTATCGCGCGGCGGAGATCCCGCTGCTGATCGCGCTCGATAGCGAGGGGCGCGAGCGGATGCGCGTAGGGAAGATCGACTCCGCCGACGAGCTGCTCACGCTGCTACGCCGGGTACCGTAG
- a CDS encoding trypsin-like peptidase domain-containing protein translates to MGMVFTFVSGARAGQSIEVGDLPVVRLGRRPDNDVPFDAQRDLDVSGHHAEIRREADGHYLYDVGSANGTFVDGARVNRLRLASGHQIAFGPNGPRVEVKFVGAVAAVAPPASAAPSPALAARPQAVAPAAPAMMPVSPAMPAAPAAGGPPPAAGQGHMVGSRTVAMMIDQALSQSRQQHVGPVGKSTVFFRSMVNQAVTQSTRRFKVVAILGVALLLGAVGGLLFLRHVERKEATGAQAELRREMAQLMEQQKGATSEEKKKLAERLEQLNQRLAQGPSGSSGKDIVRKNMKAVFLIAFNTPMGEAKGYCTAFAVAKRVLATNAHCVAALEQFQAQGMKSYVVMNREPSQKLEILRAVRHPAYHKPLRTISEDVGLLQVGGDVPSTVELAGEADLKELESGDVMYTYGFPGRLASVASPNATLVQGVVGRVTKLDGETGAFGENRLLQHSAFTAGGTSGSPIFNQHGKVVAVNAGGYVEPGTMQVMDPMTGRASELKVAKQLAGYNFGIRVDVLQELIRSTGL, encoded by the coding sequence ATGGGAATGGTCTTCACCTTCGTGAGTGGCGCGCGAGCCGGGCAGTCGATCGAAGTCGGGGACCTGCCGGTGGTGCGGCTCGGTCGCCGTCCCGACAACGACGTGCCCTTCGACGCACAGCGCGACCTGGACGTGTCCGGTCATCACGCGGAGATCCGCCGCGAGGCGGACGGCCACTACCTCTACGACGTGGGGAGCGCCAACGGCACGTTCGTCGACGGGGCGCGCGTCAACCGCTTGCGCCTGGCGAGCGGGCACCAGATTGCGTTCGGCCCGAACGGTCCCCGCGTGGAGGTGAAGTTCGTGGGCGCCGTCGCCGCCGTCGCCCCGCCGGCTTCTGCGGCACCATCTCCGGCGCTCGCAGCGCGGCCTCAGGCGGTAGCCCCGGCAGCGCCCGCGATGATGCCGGTGTCACCCGCGATGCCAGCAGCGCCAGCAGCAGGTGGGCCGCCCCCCGCCGCCGGACAGGGCCACATGGTGGGCTCGCGGACCGTGGCCATGATGATCGACCAGGCCCTTTCGCAGTCGCGGCAGCAGCACGTGGGGCCCGTCGGCAAGTCGACTGTCTTCTTCCGCTCGATGGTGAACCAGGCGGTGACGCAGAGCACGCGCCGCTTCAAAGTGGTGGCGATTCTCGGAGTAGCGCTGCTTCTCGGAGCCGTCGGGGGGCTGCTCTTCCTGCGGCACGTCGAGCGGAAGGAAGCCACGGGAGCGCAGGCGGAGCTCCGTCGCGAGATGGCGCAGCTGATGGAGCAGCAGAAGGGGGCGACCTCAGAGGAGAAGAAGAAGCTGGCGGAGCGCCTGGAGCAGCTCAACCAGCGGCTGGCGCAAGGACCGTCGGGCTCCTCCGGCAAGGACATCGTGCGAAAGAACATGAAGGCGGTCTTTCTCATCGCCTTCAACACGCCGATGGGCGAGGCCAAGGGGTACTGCACGGCCTTCGCGGTGGCGAAGCGCGTGCTCGCCACGAACGCGCACTGCGTGGCGGCGCTCGAGCAATTCCAGGCGCAGGGGATGAAGAGCTACGTGGTGATGAACCGCGAGCCGAGCCAGAAGCTCGAGATCCTGCGGGCGGTGCGGCACCCGGCGTACCACAAGCCGCTGCGGACGATCAGCGAGGACGTGGGCCTGTTGCAGGTGGGCGGGGACGTCCCGTCGACGGTAGAGCTCGCGGGGGAGGCGGACCTCAAGGAGCTGGAGTCGGGCGACGTGATGTATACCTACGGCTTCCCGGGGCGGCTGGCGAGCGTCGCTTCCCCGAACGCCACGCTGGTGCAGGGGGTGGTGGGGCGCGTCACCAAGCTGGATGGCGAGACCGGGGCCTTCGGAGAGAACCGGCTCTTGCAGCACAGCGCCTTCACGGCGGGAGGCACCTCGGGCAGCCCCATCTTCAACCAGCACGGCAAGGTGGTAGCGGTGAACGCGGGCGGGTACGTCGAACCGGGCACGATGCAGGTCATGGACCCGATGACCGGCCGTGCGAGCGAGCTCAAGGTCGCCAAGCAGCTCGCCGGCTACAACTTCGGTATCCGGGTGGACGTGCTGCAGGAGCTGATCCGCTCGACCGGCTTGTAG
- a CDS encoding beta-ketoacyl synthase chain length factor yields MRSAPTGVVITGVGVLSPAGRGMHALAERLYRGECLGRELPPVYSARGEPQAGASVTQVPLEGLVSPERLRRIGRLSRMALVAAHDALAEGAALPSDAAGVVIGTGLGALEETAELLRQLGDGGPSVASPSLFPASVMNVVAAQLSMELGLQGYQTTVNHREVSGELALLVARDALRLGHAPALLVGAVDELTPAAHHAYRRFGALADGPPRPYAVDRGGQLLGEGAVTLRLEPEELARGAGRASLGRVVGCGSASGDRSFRGWEAPRGSGASVAAGVEAIRAALEEAGRGPEEVDLVIGCGCGSRGLDALDASVLREAFGARPVPVTTPHGVVGTYMGAGLLRVAAALVALARGEVFAAAGVGPCGGLPDLPGLVTSMSAASLKRVLVVGHACGGTSAAILIERGA; encoded by the coding sequence ATGAGAAGCGCCCCCACAGGAGTCGTCATCACCGGAGTCGGTGTGCTCTCCCCGGCGGGGCGCGGAATGCACGCGCTGGCGGAGCGCCTCTATCGGGGCGAGTGTCTGGGGCGCGAGCTGCCGCCGGTCTATTCCGCGCGCGGAGAGCCGCAGGCCGGCGCCAGCGTCACGCAGGTCCCGCTCGAGGGGCTGGTTTCCCCCGAACGCCTGCGGAGGATCGGGCGACTCTCGAGGATGGCCCTCGTGGCAGCGCACGACGCGCTGGCCGAGGGAGCCGCACTGCCCTCGGACGCCGCGGGGGTCGTGATCGGCACGGGCCTCGGCGCGCTCGAGGAGACGGCGGAGCTCCTGCGGCAGCTCGGCGATGGCGGTCCTTCGGTGGCGAGTCCGTCGCTCTTTCCTGCCTCCGTGATGAACGTGGTTGCGGCGCAGCTCTCGATGGAGCTAGGTCTGCAGGGGTATCAAACGACCGTCAATCACCGCGAGGTGTCCGGCGAGCTCGCGCTCCTCGTGGCGCGCGACGCGCTCCGACTCGGGCATGCGCCGGCCCTGCTCGTCGGCGCCGTCGACGAGCTGACGCCGGCCGCGCATCATGCCTATCGCCGCTTCGGGGCGCTCGCCGACGGTCCCCCGCGCCCGTATGCCGTCGATCGCGGAGGTCAACTCCTCGGCGAGGGGGCCGTGACGCTCCGGCTGGAGCCCGAGGAGCTCGCGCGAGGTGCAGGGCGCGCCAGCCTGGGCCGCGTCGTCGGGTGCGGCTCGGCGTCGGGTGACCGCTCCTTCCGGGGTTGGGAGGCGCCGCGGGGCTCTGGGGCGAGTGTGGCCGCCGGTGTGGAGGCGATCCGCGCCGCGCTGGAGGAGGCCGGGCGGGGCCCGGAGGAGGTGGACCTCGTCATCGGGTGCGGGTGCGGCAGCCGAGGGCTCGACGCCCTGGATGCGAGCGTGTTGCGCGAGGCGTTCGGGGCTCGGCCCGTGCCGGTCACCACCCCCCATGGTGTCGTTGGAACGTACATGGGGGCGGGTCTTCTGCGCGTGGCGGCGGCGCTCGTGGCGCTCGCGAGAGGCGAGGTCTTCGCGGCGGCTGGCGTCGGGCCTTGCGGGGGCCTTCCCGACCTCCCGGGGCTGGTCACCTCCATGTCGGCCGCGTCGCTGAAACGCGTGCTCGTGGTGGGGCACGCCTGCGGAGGCACGAGCGCCGCAATCCTCATCGAGCGGGGCGCGTGA
- a CDS encoding ABC transporter substrate-binding protein: protein MTNLHRLALLLSLPALLWTGRALALADGPTQALRRTNTQISALLRKKVRGGSEQEKQVKRKLKETVNSFLDFEELARLALGRHWEGRTPKQRAEFVGILRELIERSYLKQIRGNLDYKLDYRGEQITGDSAHVHTVAKVVKDGRAEEVSIDYKMRRVQGTWLVFDVVTDDVSIVRNYKSQFNRIIVRESYDALVKKMRRKLETI, encoded by the coding sequence ATGACGAACCTGCACCGCCTCGCACTTCTCCTCTCGCTCCCCGCGCTGCTCTGGACCGGCAGGGCGCTGGCCCTGGCCGACGGCCCGACCCAGGCGCTCCGCCGGACCAACACGCAGATCTCCGCCCTGCTCCGCAAGAAGGTTCGGGGGGGGTCGGAGCAGGAGAAGCAGGTCAAGCGCAAGCTCAAGGAGACCGTCAACTCCTTCCTGGACTTCGAGGAGCTGGCGCGCCTCGCGCTCGGCCGCCACTGGGAGGGACGCACCCCGAAGCAGCGCGCCGAGTTTGTGGGGATCCTGCGCGAGCTGATCGAACGCAGCTACCTCAAGCAGATCCGCGGGAACCTCGACTACAAGCTCGACTACCGTGGCGAGCAGATCACGGGCGACAGCGCGCACGTCCACACGGTCGCGAAGGTGGTGAAGGACGGCCGCGCCGAGGAGGTCAGCATCGACTACAAGATGCGTCGGGTGCAGGGCACCTGGCTCGTCTTCGACGTCGTGACCGACGACGTCAGCATCGTGCGAAACTACAAGTCCCAGTTCAACCGCATCATCGTGCGCGAGTCGTACGACGCGCTGGTAAAGAAGATGCGGCGCAAGCTCGAGACCATCTAA
- a CDS encoding tetratricopeptide repeat protein, with product MMATLLGGTGPKGRLRPWVRKAAFGALVAGVSLTLLYTAFRRWTWMRPPDDDGPSIPTTVEVEPAAHGVRLVSGTSWMERQDGIWRVALRGDARQLGHAHGLLAARITDRFDRHLKQLQAELLPGRWQRWAVGNVVRWRYRHLPEQTPPERLVELAAFSRTVSDAEVYDEEPFQRIFYYHALYDMTQRLEGSPLVGCTAFAAWGKQSTNGHLIVARNFDFEGGRIFDREKAVLAYHPAGRVPFVSVAWPGMMGVVTGVNARRIYVSLNAARTDDPPQPGIPVTFLMREILERAGSIKEALEVVKQHRVMVPEALLIADGKVPDAVVVELSPRKTAVRRAPGGVIGVTNHFLSDEFKPDAANDRLRRYSTSDARLTRLNQLLTRHATRIDPRVAAEILRDRKGAGEQPLPIGHRNAIDALIATHGVVVDLTDLVLWVSRGPRLAGEFVAVDLKRLLGEPNASGGRIENLPADPLLGSADLARHAWVQSQFAHARRLAGAGQRRAAVEQAQRAVSAAPNSPEARKLLGDLLWEVGERARARDQYQEFLRCSPPYRQEVEQVKTRLEE from the coding sequence GTGATGGCGACGCTGCTCGGCGGAACGGGACCCAAGGGTCGCCTTCGCCCCTGGGTGCGCAAGGCGGCCTTCGGGGCGCTGGTCGCGGGAGTGAGTCTGACGCTGCTCTACACGGCCTTCCGTCGGTGGACCTGGATGCGTCCGCCCGACGACGACGGGCCCTCGATCCCGACCACCGTCGAGGTCGAGCCGGCGGCGCACGGAGTTCGCCTCGTCTCCGGGACGAGCTGGATGGAGCGCCAGGACGGCATCTGGCGGGTCGCGCTGCGCGGCGATGCGCGTCAGCTCGGCCACGCCCACGGCCTCCTCGCGGCCCGCATCACCGACCGTTTCGACCGCCACCTGAAGCAGCTCCAGGCGGAGCTCCTGCCGGGGCGCTGGCAACGCTGGGCCGTAGGGAACGTCGTCCGCTGGCGCTACCGGCACCTGCCGGAACAGACGCCGCCCGAACGCCTGGTCGAGCTGGCCGCCTTCAGCCGCACCGTGAGCGACGCCGAGGTCTACGACGAGGAACCCTTCCAGCGGATCTTCTACTACCACGCGCTCTACGACATGACCCAGCGGCTCGAGGGCTCCCCTCTCGTCGGCTGCACGGCCTTCGCCGCGTGGGGGAAGCAGTCGACGAACGGACACCTCATCGTGGCTCGGAACTTCGACTTCGAGGGCGGACGGATCTTCGACCGCGAGAAGGCGGTCCTGGCCTACCATCCGGCCGGGCGCGTCCCCTTCGTCTCCGTGGCCTGGCCCGGCATGATGGGCGTAGTGACAGGCGTGAACGCCCGCCGGATCTACGTCTCGCTCAACGCCGCGCGCACCGATGACCCGCCGCAGCCGGGGATCCCGGTCACGTTTCTGATGCGCGAGATCCTGGAACGCGCGGGGTCGATCAAAGAGGCCCTCGAGGTCGTCAAGCAGCACCGCGTGATGGTCCCCGAGGCGCTGCTCATCGCCGACGGCAAGGTCCCCGACGCGGTCGTGGTGGAGCTCTCTCCGCGGAAGACCGCCGTACGGCGCGCTCCCGGGGGGGTGATCGGTGTGACCAACCACTTCCTCTCCGACGAGTTCAAGCCGGACGCGGCCAACGACCGCCTGCGGCGCTACTCCACGAGCGACGCGCGTCTGACGCGCCTGAACCAGCTCCTCACGCGACATGCGACGCGCATCGACCCCCGGGTGGCGGCGGAGATCCTGCGTGACCGCAAGGGCGCCGGCGAGCAACCCCTCCCGATCGGTCACCGGAACGCCATCGACGCCCTGATCGCCACGCACGGGGTGGTGGTGGATCTGACGGACTTGGTGCTCTGGGTCTCTCGTGGACCGCGCCTGGCCGGAGAGTTCGTGGCCGTGGATCTCAAACGGCTCCTCGGCGAGCCGAACGCGAGTGGCGGGCGCATCGAGAACCTCCCTGCCGACCCGTTGCTCGGCTCGGCCGATCTGGCGCGCCACGCATGGGTGCAGTCGCAGTTCGCGCACGCGCGGCGGCTCGCCGGAGCGGGTCAGCGGCGGGCGGCAGTGGAGCAGGCCCAGCGTGCCGTCAGCGCGGCGCCGAACAGTCCCGAGGCGCGGAAGCTCCTCGGAGATCTGCTGTGGGAGGTCGGGGAACGGGCGCGGGCCCGCGATCAGTACCAGGAGTTCCTACGCTGCTCGCCGCCGTACCGTCAGGAGGTGGAACAGGTCAAGACGCGGCTCGAGGAGTGA
- a CDS encoding serine/threonine-protein phosphatase — translation MPAATEVTLFGLSDVGLVRQRNEDVLLAKSLRSEEVLPNGLVHRCPADSSAIVLGVFDGMGGAASGHVASGMAADVMGRLGRDGQPGATADLLETLGRGALQANREILGRSRRDASCAGMGTTLTVGAILDGRLHFVHVGDSRGYLLRRGQLVQFTSDQSLSQLLGTRDQAAGTGYPHVILQAVGVGDLLEPTAGRVTLRRGDLLLLCTDGLTDHLTHAEIETAIVAHAQDLGRVARALVETAKARGGHDNISVLLALVEGESLPEAASEDDAPAVERVELRVLRTARQRMRRRQWLLVVAAAVLMAGMAGAIILLGRSRR, via the coding sequence ATGCCAGCCGCGACCGAGGTAACGCTGTTCGGGCTCTCCGACGTGGGCCTCGTGCGTCAGCGGAACGAAGACGTCCTGCTGGCCAAGTCGCTGCGTTCGGAAGAGGTCCTGCCGAACGGCCTCGTACACCGTTGTCCGGCTGACAGCTCGGCCATCGTGCTGGGAGTCTTCGACGGCATGGGGGGGGCCGCCTCGGGACACGTGGCGAGCGGCATGGCGGCCGACGTGATGGGCCGCCTCGGACGCGACGGGCAGCCGGGCGCTACGGCCGACCTGCTCGAGACGCTGGGGCGCGGGGCGCTGCAGGCCAACCGAGAGATCCTGGGCCGAAGTCGCCGAGATGCGTCGTGCGCCGGGATGGGCACCACGCTGACTGTGGGCGCGATTCTCGACGGGCGGCTGCACTTCGTGCACGTCGGGGACAGCCGCGGTTACCTGCTTCGGCGGGGGCAGCTCGTGCAGTTCACCAGCGATCAGTCCCTCTCGCAGCTCCTCGGGACCAGGGACCAGGCGGCGGGAACCGGGTACCCGCACGTGATCCTGCAGGCGGTGGGGGTGGGCGACCTGCTCGAGCCGACGGCGGGACGCGTGACGCTGCGTCGAGGGGACCTGCTACTTCTCTGTACGGACGGTCTGACCGACCATCTGACGCACGCGGAGATCGAGACGGCCATCGTGGCGCACGCGCAGGATCTGGGCCGCGTCGCGCGGGCGCTGGTAGAGACCGCCAAGGCGCGCGGGGGGCACGACAACATCAGCGTGCTCCTGGCGCTCGTGGAGGGGGAGTCGCTCCCCGAGGCCGCGAGCGAGGACGACGCGCCGGCGGTCGAACGCGTGGAGCTGCGGGTCTTGCGAACCGCGCGGCAACGCATGCGAAGGCGGCAATGGCTGCTCGTGGTCGCCGCGGCAGTATTGATGGCGGGCATGGCGGGTGCGATCATCTTGCTCGGACGCAGCCGACGCTAG
- a CDS encoding beta-galactosidase trimerization domain-containing protein, translating to MRTTLTLGGRPTFLLGVNYWSRGGGPRMWDRFDEARVRAELAQMRGIGLNTCRSFAFIPTFMPSPPQVAAEPVARLRRFLDLCSETGMSSIPSFLVGHMSGENYDFPGQAGRSPYTDPEVLAWQEALVRAVAQAGANHPAVAAYLASNEMPLWGGKASPETIVAWAQRLRSALRSVDPHRPFSLGDGVMNLKGGQNGFDVPSLRPIVDFYGPHTYAADSDPLRQAVNAEYCLRSVSYQGLPVIFEEFGCSSCQVSEENQALYYREVLHSCLSSGAAGALGWCFSDFDLADDPPYTHHAFELGFGITRADGSEKPVCGELRSFARLVEAIDYPSLRPPRPNVAILVPSYFHTTYPFSWEDRDRMRRTLLQSYLLCVAAGLEAELVPEEVDLAPYRLVLLPSTQKLLASTWRALLEHARRGHTVYWSYFGGDYNFHQGMWCQNFTELTGCRHTLRYGCADQPSDPAVLRGNGLELTARTTASGPFPRAFLPVEVLDGTRILCSDDRGRPALTRKAHGEGQVYLCTYPWEHYLAEQPDVNREDPAHTLYRFLAENAGVSSPYPSSHPSVQTRLVESAGGPLLWVTNHDWRPVRTRLDTPGAKALHGTDDVLPEGPGELSLQAKQVAVFRLARRGP from the coding sequence ATGCGCACGACGCTTACTCTCGGTGGACGACCCACGTTCCTGCTCGGCGTGAACTACTGGTCCCGGGGCGGAGGCCCCCGCATGTGGGACCGCTTCGACGAGGCCCGCGTTCGCGCGGAGCTGGCCCAGATGCGGGGCATCGGCCTGAACACCTGCCGCAGCTTCGCCTTCATTCCGACCTTCATGCCGAGCCCACCGCAGGTCGCCGCCGAGCCGGTGGCGCGGCTGCGACGCTTTCTCGACCTCTGCAGCGAGACGGGGATGAGCTCCATCCCCTCCTTTTTGGTCGGGCACATGTCGGGGGAGAACTACGACTTCCCGGGCCAGGCCGGCCGCTCGCCGTACACCGACCCCGAGGTCCTGGCCTGGCAGGAGGCGCTGGTCCGGGCCGTGGCACAGGCCGGAGCGAATCACCCCGCCGTCGCGGCGTACCTGGCCAGCAACGAGATGCCGCTCTGGGGGGGCAAGGCCTCCCCCGAAACCATCGTCGCCTGGGCGCAGCGCCTCCGGAGCGCCCTGCGCAGCGTCGATCCGCATCGCCCGTTCAGCCTCGGCGACGGCGTGATGAACCTGAAGGGGGGCCAGAACGGTTTCGACGTGCCGAGCCTGCGGCCCATCGTGGACTTCTACGGGCCTCACACCTACGCCGCGGACTCGGACCCCCTCCGCCAAGCGGTGAACGCGGAGTACTGCCTGCGCAGTGTGAGCTACCAGGGCCTGCCGGTGATCTTCGAGGAGTTCGGTTGCTCGTCCTGCCAGGTTTCCGAGGAGAACCAGGCTCTCTACTACCGCGAGGTGCTCCACTCCTGCCTGAGCAGCGGCGCCGCGGGAGCCCTCGGCTGGTGCTTCTCGGACTTCGACCTCGCGGACGATCCGCCGTACACGCACCACGCCTTCGAACTCGGCTTCGGCATCACCCGCGCCGACGGCAGCGAGAAGCCCGTCTGCGGCGAGCTACGCTCCTTCGCGCGGCTCGTGGAGGCCATCGACTATCCGAGCCTCCGTCCCCCGCGGCCGAACGTGGCCATTCTCGTGCCGTCCTACTTCCACACCACCTACCCCTTCTCGTGGGAAGACCGCGACCGGATGCGCCGCACGCTCCTGCAGTCGTACCTCTTGTGCGTGGCGGCGGGCCTCGAGGCGGAGCTCGTCCCCGAGGAGGTCGACCTCGCGCCGTACAGGCTCGTCCTCCTCCCCTCCACGCAGAAGCTCCTCGCCTCCACCTGGCGCGCGCTCCTCGAGCACGCGCGACGCGGCCACACCGTCTACTGGTCCTACTTCGGCGGCGACTACAACTTCCATCAGGGGATGTGGTGCCAGAACTTCACCGAGCTCACCGGCTGCCGCCACACGCTCCGCTACGGCTGCGCGGATCAACCGAGCGACCCGGCGGTCCTCCGCGGCAACGGCCTCGAGCTGACGGCTCGCACGACGGCCTCGGGGCCGTTCCCGCGCGCGTTTCTCCCCGTCGAGGTTCTCGACGGCACCAGGATCCTCTGCAGCGACGATCGCGGCCGTCCGGCGCTGACCCGGAAGGCCCACGGAGAGGGGCAGGTCTACCTCTGCACCTACCCATGGGAGCACTATCTCGCCGAGCAGCCCGACGTGAACCGCGAGGACCCGGCGCACACGCTCTATCGCTTCCTCGCCGAGAACGCGGGCGTCTCGAGCCCCTACCCGAGCAGCCATCCATCGGTGCAGACCCGCCTCGTGGAGTCCGCGGGGGGGCCTCTGCTCTGGGTCACGAATCACGACTGGAGGCCGGTCCGGACCCGGCTCGACACGCCGGGGGCCAAGGCCCTGCACGGCACCGACGACGTCCTCCCCGAGGGACCGGGAGAGCTCTCGCTGCAGGCGAAGCAGGTGGCCGTCTTCCGCCTCGCGAGGCGAGGACCCTAA